Below is a window of Archaeoglobus neptunius DNA.
GAGGGAAGGGGGGAGGAAAGAATTAATCGCTATTTACGATCTGATGAAGGATAGGTACAAAAGGCAGAACAAACCCGTTACCGTGTCTGAAAAATACCTGCTGGAGTTATTTGACAAATTCAACTTAAGAGTTTTTGTTGCTGAGTATGAGGACGAGGTCGTGACGGGAACGGTTTGTATCGGCTACAGAGACCGATTTTTAAGCTGGATAGGATTTCCGAAACCGAGAATGAAGCTTTCACCTTCGCCAAACGATCTGCTGGTGCTGGAGGAGATAAGGTATGCATGTGAGGAGGGGTACAGCTATTATGAAATTATGGGTGCGGCAGGAGACAGAAGGCTTCACAATTACTATTCAAAGTTTAATTTCGATCTTATTGTTCGCTTTTCTGCAAAGAAGTCGTCTGCGATTGCATCACTGATCGAGAGAGCTTACATGAAGATGAAGGACAGGTTTGGGGTTAGCAGGAGGAGGGGACCATGAGCAAACTTCGTGACATCTACCTGGCCTTTTTACATTCGATGGCGATGAGCATCCCGCTGGGCAGGGCAAAGAGGGCACTGTACAGGTTAAGGGGAACGAAAATCGGTAGGGGTGTGGACATTGCAAATGGTGTATTCATTGAAGACTCGTTTCCAGAGCTTATAGAGATCGAGGATGGTGTTGATATCGGGCCAGGTGTAATCATACTTGCGCACGATTCGAGCGCTCACTGCATTGACTCCCGAATTCCAATAACGCTGAAGCCTGTTGTGGTTAAAAGAAACGCGTATATCGGTGCCAGAGCCGTAATCTTACCGGGTGTTACAGTAGGCGAATCGGCGATTGTTGCTGCAGGTGCTGTCGTTACGAGAGATGTTCCTCCCGGTAAAATTGTTGCAGGCGTTCCAGCGAGGATTATCGAGGATGTTTCAGAGTACATGAAAAAGTTCAGAGGTGAGGAATAATGGGCGTTGAAATTGAGCTGGCAAAAGATCCGGAACTGTGGGATGGTATTGTGAAGAG
It encodes the following:
- a CDS encoding acyltransferase, whose amino-acid sequence is MSKLRDIYLAFLHSMAMSIPLGRAKRALYRLRGTKIGRGVDIANGVFIEDSFPELIEIEDGVDIGPGVIILAHDSSAHCIDSRIPITLKPVVVKRNAYIGARAVILPGVTVGESAIVAAGAVVTRDVPPGKIVAGVPARIIEDVSEYMKKFRGEE